The following DNA comes from Rhodopseudomonas boonkerdii.
CGGTCGAGTGCGCCGATCGCGTGAGCAAGGCCTTTGCGACGAAATTCGTGACCGGCAAACAGCAGCAACTTGGCATCCAGTGGGATACCGAACTCGCGGCGCATGGCAATGCCTGCGGCGATGTCCCGCTTGAAGCGCGTGAGATCGATACCATTCGGGATCACACGTATGCGCGACGCCGGCACCTTGTAGATATCCTGCAGTTCCGTCGCAACGCGCGGCGAGACCGCCACATACATGCGATAGCGCAGACCACCGATCATCCAGCGATCCCGCAGGCTCACCCACAGATGCATCGGGTTGACCATCCATTTCCAATCGCCGGCATTGCGCTTCTCGATCAGGCTTTGCGCATTCACTGCATGGACCACGAGCACGTCGCCGCTCAGGCTGTCGCCATGGCTGAGAACGACAGCCTTGGCATGATGTTGGAGTGCGCGCGTTGCCAGCATGGTGAAGATCGGCACTACGAGGAAGCGGCCGACATAGCGCAGCATGCCGCGCGTCTTGATGCGCGACAGCCACCCGCCGACACGTTCCACATGCGTGCCAGCGGCAGCTCTCTCGCCGACTGCGCTGGCAAGAACGGTATTGGCGATTTTTGCCCGGCTGAACGCGCAAGCGAGTTCATTCGCGACGCTCTCGACGCCGCCGACCGAACTTAGCTCTTGGACGATCTGTACGATCTCGATGGTCATGGCGTAACGCTCGAAAATGGCCGAATGAACCAGCCGCGAAATTCACCGCGGATCGCAATGTTGATCCGTCCTGTTCTTGGCAGGCTTTCACCTGCGACACAATGTCCAATTCCAGAAACAGCATATGATCATCCAGCCGGGACATATTTCGACATATTACGCCGATGTGGTCCGGTTGAATGGTTCTGATGTGTATCGAATTGAAGTACCCGGTCTCAAAAGGAAACAGGTGAAGCAGGCCGGTAAAAGCGATTGCGCGACGAAGCCGTATCAGAGGTTAACAGCGGAATAGGCCTTGCTGATGGCGGCTGCTGCCCGCTGCAGCTTTTCACGCAGATTGATTTGACCGGCTTTGGGAGTCCGGAAGGCGGGCGCGACGAAGGAAATGGCCGCGACGACACCGTTGCCGTCGCGAACGCCGGCGGCGACGGCATAGACATGCGGTGTGATTTCCGCGTGCGATTCCGACCAGCCTTCCTCGCGGATCGTTGTCAGTTCATGCGCCAAGGCTTTGCGATGTTGACCGAAGCCGGGATCGCGCAAAATAGCGTCCTCGAGCAACTGCTCGATCTCGGCCTGCGGCTGGTATGCGAGCAGGAGCTTCGGTCCCGCGCCGCGATGCAGCGGCAAGGCGGTGCCGACCTCGAAGGTGAGACGTATGCGCGACGACGACTCGGCGCGTTCGATGCAGACAGCGCGATCGCCCGAGCGGCGCAGGAGAATGACGGTTTCACCGACGTCCTGTGCAAGCCGCTTCATATGCGGGCGTGCCATGGAGCTCAGATCCGTGCCGGCGCGTGCCGCTTGTGCAAGGCCGATGACGCGCGGCGCGAGAACGAACGAGCCGCGTCCGTCTTCGTCGATGAGTTCGGCTTCGCGGAGAATGCCAATATAGCGATAGGTGGAGGAGAGCGGGACGCCGATCTGCTCGGACAGGCTTTCAGCCGAATGCCGCGGGCGCTCGGTCGAGAAAGCGAGGAGTGCACGCAGGATTTTACGCGAACTGCCGTCCACTACTTGCGTCCGGTTCGTTCCGTCGCGCGCTGCGGTGGTTCTCTTGATCACCAATGCGCTCTCCATTCGCTACAGCTTGCCGATGGAAAAGGCGGTTCGCGGACATCGATACATGCGATCAAACCTTGCCACGCCGCTCAATTCTTATACCATAAGACAGTGTTCTCATCAATTGAGAAGTAGCGCTATGAAGCTTCCGTCGCTGGACTATGCTCGCCCCGCTACACTCAACGAGGCGATCGCGATTCTCGCCGCGCAGGGGGGGGATGCGAAAGCGATCGCTGGCGGTCAAAGCCTGATGCCGATGCTGGCGTTTCGGCTTGCTGCGCCAAAATTGCTCGTCGATATCGGGCGCTTACCCGGTCTGAATCGAATCGATGTCTCCGAAGATGGCGTCGATCTCGGCGCGCTCGTGACCTGGCGCATGATCGAGCGCGATGCGCGTCTCGCGCAGGCCCATCCACTATTGGCCGCTGCAATTGCTCATGTTGCGCATTATCAGGTGCGTAATCGCGGCACTGTCGGCGGTAGCCTCGCGCATGCCGATCCTGCAGCGGAAATGCCCGGCATCGCGGTGACATGCGATGCGCTGCTGACGGTCGTCGGTCTGAACGGCATGCGCATCGTACCCGCAGCCGCCTTCTTCCGCGGTGGCTTGGAGACCGTTCTGGCGCCCGATGAGCTGATCGTCAACGTGCGTTTGCCGCCATGGCGACGCGCGCGGCGATGGGGGTTTGCAGAATTCGGACGCCGGCGCGGCGATTTCGCCATGGCCGGCGTTGCAGTCTACTATGATCTCGATGTGCAGGGAGATATCGGCGATGCACATGTCGGCGTCATCGGTGTGGCCGATCGGCCGGTGCGACTCAAAGACGTTGAGGGCATCCTGAATGGCCAGCGGCCAAGCGTGGACCTGATCCGGCAGGCGGCTGATGTGGCACGAGGCGCCGTCGATCCTTCGGATGATATCCATGCGGAAGGCGCCTATCGCCGTGAACTCGTCGGTGTCTTGCTCGAACGAGTGCTCGCCACGGCCGGCAATATAAAAATACCGGAGGCGGCATGGCATCTCTGATTGCGGTTCATATCCGCGTCAATGGATCGGATGTGTCGATGATGGTCGAGCCGCGAATGACGCTGGCCGATACCCTTCGCAACGAACTCCGTCTGACCGGCACGCATCTCGGCTGCGAACATGGCGCATGTGGCGCCTGTACCGTGATAGTGGATGGTGCGGCCGTGCGCGCCTGCCTGATGTTGGCTGCGCAGGCAGAAGGATCCGATGTGATGACAGTGGAAGGGCTTGGCGGTATCGCGCAGCTCGGTCCATTGCAGCGCGCCTTCCGGAAAAACCACGCTTTGCAATGCGGCTTCTGCACGCCCGGCATTTTGACCACGGCGCATGCGCTTCTGATGGAGGAGCCGGATGCTGATGAGGACCGTATCCGTGAGGTGATTTCCGGTAATCTGTGTCGCTGTACCGGTTATCTTCCGATCATCGCCGCCATTCTCGAAGCGCGCGAGGCGTATCGCGATCAGCAGCGTGAGGCGGCGCAATGACCGCACCCGTGAATCTTTTAGTGGGCAGCGCCGTCGAGCGCATGGAAGACGCGCGTTTCCTCGCGGGTACGGGAACGTTTGCCGACGATCTCATCCGCGAAGATATGCTGCATGCGGTGATCCTGCGTAGTCCGGTCGCGCATGCGCGTATCGTCAAAATCGATGCGGCAGTGGCTTTGGAGATGGCGGGCGTGCATGCTGTTATCACCGCTGCCGATATTGGCGCGGATATCCCGCTGATTCCGTTACGCCTCGCGCCAATGGTGGAGTTCGAGCCGTTTCGACAGCCCGTTATCGCCAGCGACAAGGTGCGCTATGTCGGCGAACCGATCGCCCTGGTCGTCGCCAGATGTCGTGCGCTGGCCGAGGACGCGCTCGAGGCGATCGAGGTCCAGTTTGAGACACTGACGGCAGTGACCGGGCGAGGCGTCGGCGCGGACGCGTTGTTCGACGGTGCGAATGAAAACGTCGCCGTGCAATATGATGCAGGTTTTGGCGAGGTCGATACCGCATTTATTGGGGCAGATTACATCCGCACCGAGTGCTTCAGCGTGCAGCGACATACGGCGCTGCCGATGGAAACACGCGGTCTGCTCGCCGAATGGGATATCGCATCGCGCCGCCTTGTGGTCAGCGGAGCGACAAAGGTCACCTTC
Coding sequences within:
- a CDS encoding (2Fe-2S)-binding protein, with product MASLIAVHIRVNGSDVSMMVEPRMTLADTLRNELRLTGTHLGCEHGACGACTVIVDGAAVRACLMLAAQAEGSDVMTVEGLGGIAQLGPLQRAFRKNHALQCGFCTPGILTTAHALLMEEPDADEDRIREVISGNLCRCTGYLPIIAAILEAREAYRDQQREAAQ
- a CDS encoding IclR family transcriptional regulator; the protein is MIKRTTAARDGTNRTQVVDGSSRKILRALLAFSTERPRHSAESLSEQIGVPLSSTYRYIGILREAELIDEDGRGSFVLAPRVIGLAQAARAGTDLSSMARPHMKRLAQDVGETVILLRRSGDRAVCIERAESSSRIRLTFEVGTALPLHRGAGPKLLLAYQPQAEIEQLLEDAILRDPGFGQHRKALAHELTTIREEGWSESHAEITPHVYAVAAGVRDGNGVVAAISFVAPAFRTPKAGQINLREKLQRAAAAISKAYSAVNL
- a CDS encoding glycosyltransferase family 4 protein, which translates into the protein MTIEIVQIVQELSSVGGVESVANELACAFSRAKIANTVLASAVGERAAAGTHVERVGGWLSRIKTRGMLRYVGRFLVVPIFTMLATRALQHHAKAVVLSHGDSLSGDVLVVHAVNAQSLIEKRNAGDWKWMVNPMHLWVSLRDRWMIGGLRYRMYVAVSPRVATELQDIYKVPASRIRVIPNGIDLTRFKRDIAAGIAMRREFGIPLDAKLLLFAGHEFRRKGLAHAIGALDRLGPEAWMLVVGSDNPAPYRKIATTSADRLIFAGSRTDMPALYSAADAFVLPTAYETFSLVCMEAMACSTPVFATPVGGIEDYLRDGVNGYRITMDAEDIATKIAATFADPDLLAKLREGAHTTALNYGWDHVGSRYIELLEQVHASKEAFPHGAMPAGA
- a CDS encoding FAD binding domain-containing protein: MKLPSLDYARPATLNEAIAILAAQGGDAKAIAGGQSLMPMLAFRLAAPKLLVDIGRLPGLNRIDVSEDGVDLGALVTWRMIERDARLAQAHPLLAAAIAHVAHYQVRNRGTVGGSLAHADPAAEMPGIAVTCDALLTVVGLNGMRIVPAAAFFRGGLETVLAPDELIVNVRLPPWRRARRWGFAEFGRRRGDFAMAGVAVYYDLDVQGDIGDAHVGVIGVADRPVRLKDVEGILNGQRPSVDLIRQAADVARGAVDPSDDIHAEGAYRRELVGVLLERVLATAGNIKIPEAAWHL